The Gymnogyps californianus isolate 813 chromosome 3, ASM1813914v2, whole genome shotgun sequence genomic sequence GTGTGGATTATTTTAGAACATCTCTCCAACTGAATGTTTGGTGTAATAATTGGTCTTCAGTGATAAAACTTAATGAAATACTGGTGCACTTTAGGCTGTTTCAATAGAATTATGTTCCCTTTTGCATCTTCCTGAGTGTTGCATTTTCCTGATAGATAACCTGTGTGCCAAAAAAGCAGTCATGTCTGGCCTCACCCTGCATTCCAATATTGCTCGCCTTGTTGATGGCCACGTGGTCCTAAATGACAAACAAGTGGAAGATGGAGCCGTAGGGGAAATCGTCTTTAAGCGTGCCCTGGCCATCCTCATGTGTGCCACCTATAGAAACCAGCTGCTGAACGTGTTTGTGCGTCCATCTCTGGTGGCAGTTGCCTTGCAGATGACACGCAGCTTCAGAAAAGGTATGTTTGGGTACCTCTGAGAGTCCTTGCAAGGCTTTGCTGCTTGCGCTGTCAGCTGTGAGAGGAGCACGAGGTTCCTGCAGCTGCTAGTGGGAGCTATCTGAGGCCGTTATACTCTGGATAAGGTCCCATGGCATAAGGTGGATGTGTTGGGAGGGGACGGGGCtattttgcttgccttttttgtttctttcccctctgACACTTCTGAAAGTAGATATATTCTGCTGAGAGGGCAGGGTTAAGATGAGCTGATCCCAGTTCctaagtgttttattttgttgccaTTTAGCAGACCAGCGTTTTAGGTTACAAATTACACACAGCTCACACTTGCATACAGTGCAGCCAGTTCTCAGTTTGTCTTCTCTTCCCATTCGtgtttctgaagtatttcagtgttttccaatACTTGGCTCTTAAAGAAACTTCTCAGAATACATGCCTTAGTTTTGTGCAGCATCTGATTCTGTGGTATTTAATGCGTGTTCTGAGAAGCTACAGCCCGCTGCTCTTTCTGTTTGGTAACAATTGAATCAAGTGCTTTGAGTACTTGCTGTTCTGTTGTGGTGGTTTCTgctgtatatgtatgtatgcttTTAATGTTAGGtccaaattttatttgaagtaGGCACTCTCTCTAAAATAAGGAGTAAATGGCTTTTCActtgcatgttttaaattacatgtcTTAAACAACAGTActttacaatattttctttcagaggaaGTCTATAGCTGCTTCAGCTTCTTGAGAGATGTTTTTTCTGATGAGTTCATCTTCTTTCCTGGCATTTCATTGAAGGTAAAAACATCCTTTATACAAAAATACTGATAGTCAGTAACACAGCCAACTAAAATAGCATCTGATTTCAGGGCTCTGCCGAACAAGTGCTTTGTGATAAACACCTACAGTGATATCAACTTGATCTGTAAGTGGGAAGGAGAACTTAAAAGGTGGTCATTTGGTTAGATGCAAAACGTTGTCTGAATCCACAAGGTTGCAtatgcaatctttttttctcctgcttccagtaaaaaaacaaaaaatcctgaaattgCCCAATTCTGAACTATTAAAATGAACTGTAGCAGAAGTTTGGCTTTTTTGCATAAAGCTGCCAGTCTTCTAgcacagatataaaaatatatgtaagacattcttttaaatgaagtgtAAATACTGTCCTCTAGCTCTGCAGTTATGAAAGAGACCTTaggctgtgaagaaaaaagtgttaatgTAGATTTAATTGAATTCTGTCACAGAGTGGGTATGTTCTGTCAGCgcagaaacaaaacaggaattCTCACTGAGGGTACACCAGGATAATTTTTCCTAAAAGCTCTTGCAGACTGTATCAGAGAGGCACTGCTGCTCTTTCAGAAAGTTAAACTATAGGTATTATACCAATTAATCATCAACCATTGTATGCCCTTGTTATCTTTGACAAATAGAGTATGCGATTCTAAATTTAAGTACCTATTGTCCTCTGGTTGATTATATTCCTTCTAATGCAGCTGTGATCAGTTGTTTTGTGTAGCTCCATGTGTGTGGTCTATGATGGCAGGGCTACCGGAGGACTGTGCCAACACCCAGTTCCTCATCTGTTAAAGTACGCCTCTGTACCCACCTCTCCTTGACTGCACAGCATGGCGGTACTACTCTGTAGTGTTTATACAATGGCTAATGTTCCTCTTATACCTTGAACTCTGAAGGTTTCGATGTTCCTGTGCAttagtaaactttttttttagtattttgatGGTTCATGGTTGAGCCCTTTTAGCTTCTTATTACTGGCATTTATCTTGTGTAGATTCAGACAGTACATTGTGAGCACTGTGAGGGAAGTGCTTATAGTAAAGCCTGATGTAAACTTAGGCAGCCAAAATCTTCTACAGAGTTGAGGCGATGCAGCCTGTGAAGGTTTTTGAAGTGAGAACTTTCCTAATAGCGTAACAGTGTCCCTCTTAGAGTCTTATGAAAGCTTTCATTGCATCCTGTTTGCTTGAAAAGCGTTTCCCCTCGTTtcaccccctgccccacacaACCATTACTCAGACAAAGCCAGTATTGTTCCTGCATACTGCCTTATTACAGGGCTCGGTATGTCTGCGTGCTCTCCGAACACAGCTGGACACAGGCAAGCTGTGAAAACTGCAGGCAGCGCTTTGCTCTCTGCAGGACTTGCTGTGTCAGTTTGTACACATCCTGCTGGGTTGGAGCTGGCTCTAGTCCAGCCAGCTTGAAATGCAGGTGAGCACAAGtttattagtaaaaaaaaatggttcaaCGTCATACCCAGTATGAACTGGTAAGTCCACATGTAGTttttatttggatttaaaaCTGATTAAAGGTGATTTTTATCAATGCTAAGGCCAAATATCTGATGGTGATATTTGTGATCTttcctgcattaaaaaaagacataattttcATAAGAATATTCAAGACTTGTGACTATATTAAAATCTCATagatttttatgtaaaagaGAACTGGgccttttttaaaaggctgattGGCACTGTTATGTTTAATTTTCGTTGTTAGCAATTGTTGcctcttgcagcttttttttttaagtaccaAAACCAAGCAGGGAGCAGGAAGGTGACTGGCTATGACTGACTTTACTGGAGTCAAATGAAAGAGTTGCTATGATGTTAAGGGATCTCTTAGCAATGCACCCCTCTAGTCGTCCATGTGTCTGTCATGTCTGTGTCCCGTCCCCTCgtgttctctgtgtgtgtccTGTGTCCCCTCCCCCTTATGCCGATACTGGCAGTAAAATGGTTTTGTCATTGACATTTCTATAATCTGTAACTTTTAGCCATTGTGTTGCCTGTTTTGTAGACGGCAGGTCAGTGAACTATGTTATCATTTATTGCAAACAGTGGACATGAGATAAAGGCAAACcctgactttaaaaataaataaataaataaataaaaagcacccacagaaaaaaccctaaaccacACAACCTGACCCTATTCTGACAAAATCCTGAGGGAGCCCAGGCTGGCTGTTACAATAGCAGCCACAGCTGCTGTCTTTGCTCCTAGGCCTGTTGTGGATCGAGATACTGCTGTGTTTAAGAACATGTTCCCACTGCCTTTTTATAAGGGTATTTCTGGTATATAGGAAAATTTTGGTTTGAGTCTCTTGAGAACTGAGTTCAGAAATGGAAGTGGTGTCctgttgtgtggtttttgttgttgattttgtGGGGAAGGGTAGCTGCACTTACTGTAGAtgttaaaatttcagttatGCTTCTCTCTCCCAGGATTTTGAGGAAGGATGTTTTCTACTCACGAAATGTGATGCTATTCAAACAAGTCAACAGGAAATCTACCCTACCGACAAAGGAGGTGTTATAGTATCTTTCTTGTCAGCTATGTTCAGACCTTTTGTGGAAGGTTATCAGGTATgttgttcttcagaaaattatcttttttctcctgtgttttatAGGGAAACTAGGAGAGCTGTGATACTTCTGCAGTATAAACAGTGACTGTTTTCATGGCTGGGGAATGCAAGAGTTCAGAAATAGCAGTAATAAATATCTTAAACACCACCCTCTCCCCAGGATCCTGATTTTAGCTTTTGGCTCAGACTTTTCCAATTGACTGAAGCAATAACTACCTTGTAATGTGATGGCCCATTGTGGGTTTATAAGCTTCACAGGGAGTGAACCTGCTACCAGGTTCATTGCTCTTTCTTACGAGGAGCTCTTGCTTAATTCATTTTATGTGGGCTGTCCTGCCAGGTGTGGAAATGAGTTTGCATCTCATATCTGATAGCTTTTTTGGGAGTCATTAATTGCATCCATATCTCTTTaaattcttttggttttccaAGGTTTTAATAAGACTGAACACTTACATTCCTGTAATAAGCAATGTATACAAAAACAGGAGGCTAAAATCTCAGGTATGTCAGCATAAGATTCATGGGACTGTAGACGTCTGAACCTAGTGGAATCTGTTAATGATCTGTTGTATGGCTTGAGCTGAACTGTACTGATTTGCTCagtttttcccatctgtaaaacaggtattgctttaaaaaaattatactgtttTTGATTGTGAGAACAGGAATGTTAAATTAATGTCTAAGGTAACTATTATGTAATACTGaatcttattttaatattaggATTCTCATGCCTGttaaacagtaataaaaatttcagatgCTCTATGTAATGATACCTTTCAAGTTCCTCTCCTACACTTTTCAAAGTGTAACAGTATCACTTATGAGGACACATCTGTTTATAATTCACAAGCTGAcaatcaaaaggaaagaagcgctaattttttttttaaatgttagttaATTTTCAGATACCtctcaaaggaaacaaaagaagccTTTACTGAGAAGCAGTTTATACCTGGAGTCCGCAACTTTGTCTTTCAGCTTCTTGAGAAGGGTGTGTACAGCTGTTATGCAATATGATTTTACAAGTGTAGCCTGTTAATGGACAGTGATAAAACTTTTAattgtgtttctgctttctctgtagGGAATACGCAGTGTTATGAAGCGCTGTCTTCTGACATGCAGAAAAATGCCTTAGCAGCTCTTGTGCAACTAGGTGcagtgaagaagaagaaaatgtaagtaACATTGGCTTTTTGGTGTATAGAAGTCAGTGTGTGGTCTTACTGGCAATTCTTAATGACTGAGCTATTAGTATGAAGCAGAACAGCAGAACCCCGACTGCCTGAGCACCAGTCAGCTGAAGGTTGATTGGATTTACCTGAGTTACGGTGAAGACCCAGGTAGTTCCTTTCTGTACGCATTGTAGAAGCAGAATGGCACTCCGTCATAGTGAAAACACTACTATGGGACCCAGCAACAAAATTCATTAACTCACTAGTAGGCCGCTTCTGAGTCCCTTTACCTTTTGGTTTTCAAAGTTTCTCCCAAGGCTTTGATAAGCAAGGAGAACAGtcctgcttatttttaatagaagttaCTCTGCGTGTTACAATAAGCCTTGTCAGGCAATGTAAGCAATAATCAGGAGTACTACTAATTTTTAGGGGGTTTCAGCACTGACATCTCAAAGCAATTTAGCTGAAAGCTTAGTCATTAAAGTCTTTTAACACAGTTCATAGTTTATAGGCCTAAGATTAAGAACCAGCTATTGttatacaaaaatacagtaacatgGATTTCCTGTTAATCAAATTAATTTGTGTTGTGGTGcttactgtatttaaaagtatACCCATGGAAGTCCCTGATACAACAAGCCCCCACATTGTCTTGAGTGTTTCACAGAATGTAGTTGGCAGCTGATGACTATTTTCTTATGCCTCTGTTCAGGAAATTAATTGGTTAAGGTTTGTAGTGCCCTTGCAAAGTGCACAAAGTACTGTTGTTACGTCCTCTGCCATGTCACTGTGCTAAATAGATGTCTATAGCTAAATTCCCATTTCAAGTAGAAGGAATAAATCGAGTGCAACAGAATTTGACATCAGCTGAAGATCTGGTTCAGATTCAGAGAGATAGTCTTGAAAATTGTAtgattgaaaacaaacagacGTTCTCTTCCTGCAGTTGTCCCtaataaaaatcaaggaaagagagagacatgGGGACTGTGAACAAGAGGAAGGATAAAGAAACCATAACTGTCCTTGAGTACAATCTGCTTAGAAGTCTGCcatgtctttaaaattaatatgtGGGATGAAAAATATGATgtaattatgaaaatatttaattcagattatttgtataaaaatgaCTGGATTAAGAAATATTCAttgaagaaacagttttttttcttttaactgtagGTCCAATGGATTCACTTACAGTGTAAATCAGGAGGCTGTTAATAAAATCCTGGACATGTTTGGTAAGTGTTCTCTAATTAGTTTGAAGAGAGCTTCTCAAGTTATAAATTACTTTGGACAATGCACATACATTAGATGTAGTGTTTTGTCCCCAGTACTTCCTTAGATTTATCTGTATAAAAATCCTAATGATATTTTTTTAGAGTACTTTCTCTGGCATCATTGACTGCAGCTTTGAATCGCCCTTCTTGATTTGAAATACTGTGCAACTCAATGaccaaggaaaataaagcaaaaagtagTTTGATGGAGTGGTATTTACGGCATTTTGATGATAAGTGTTGACTTTTTCATTAGATGCTAGGATACCTGTACAGAAGCCTGTGGCCGCACGACTCTGAGTGGTTCCTGATGCTGTGACTGGATGGAAGCGCCTGCTGAGAACACCGACCACCGCCCAGGCGGAGCAGGGACGGGAGCAGGCGAGGTTCCCCGCTTGCCCGGCCAGCCTGCGAGCGCGGGAGGCGGAGAGGTGTTCTTCAGCGGGGCAGCTCTCCATTACCACTTACAAACCGTTGCCGCCGAGGGTTGGGGTTGTATTTGTATCCTcgctgtgttttgttttttaaaacagattaaacattgtcttttttttttttttgattaaatatttaaagagacTTGCACAGTAATGGCtacttaaatgcatttttctgactTGTAACAAGGAATGTGACTGGTTTCAAATATTTCATGGATGTGAAAATGTAACAGGGAATTAAAAGACTCGCTATTAAAAttgatatttagaaaaatacattgctgGCTGGCTAAATGTAAGATAAGGCCCTTAGGAACGAAGAGCACAAATCAAATCTTGGGCAATAACCAGAAATGCTAAttgtcttgggttttgtttcgtggtttgtttttttttttttttttaggcaacttggcattattttaattacttcatGAATGCTATATTTAAGAATTGAATTAAAGCAGCGTCTTTAACGTGTTTGTTATCTCTCCCCCTCACCGACGACGGCGGCGTCCGTTCAGCCCTCGCCGTTCGGGGAGCGCCTTCCGCCCTTCCCGCCTCTGCTCCCTCACAAAACCGGAGCAGAGACGAGCGGCGCAGCACGGGGAATCAGCGCACGGCCCTCGCCCCGCCCGCTGCGGCCGTTGGGGGCGGCCGTTGGATGCGGGCGCTTCCGGCGCGAGGCGAGGCCCGCCCCCCTTCCAACGGCGGCATGGCGGCCGGCGTGGAGCTGGGCttcgcggcggcggcggcggggccgggcggcgccTGGCGGCTGCGCAGCGCCTACTTCCCCAGCAAGGTCGGGGGGCGGCCGGCGTGGCTGGGCGAGGCCGGGctgccgggccccgccgccctgcGCTGCGGccgctgccagcagccctgcgccttcctgctccagctgtaCGCGCCGCTGCCCGACCGCCCCGACGCCTTCCACCGCACCCTCTTCGTCTTCGCTTGCCGCGGCGCCGCCTGCTACCGCCTGCCGGGCCCGCGGGGGCCCCTCTGCGGTgaggcggggggcggcgggtgAGGAGGGGGCGAGGGTCGCCGGCTGCCGCCCCGCTAACCGCCGCCTCTCGCCCGCAGTGTTCCGGAACCAGCTGCCGCGGCGGAACGACACCTACCCCGAGGAGCCGCCCCCCGAGGAGCCGCCCCCGggccctgccgccgccgctgccgcgtcccccgccggctccgcggCGGCGCCGCTCTCTGCCGCGTCTGCGGCTGCCTGGGGCCCCGCGCCTGCGGGCGCTGCCGCCGCGCCGCCTACTGCGGCCCCGAGCACCAGGCGCTGGACTGGCGGCGGGGGCACCGGCGGTCCTGCGGGCAGCACGCCGCCGGAGGTGGGTcgcgggcggccgcggggcggggggcgcgctGCCCGTTTGGCGTGGGCTCCGTCGGTTCTGAGCTGTGGCGGCAGGCGCTCTGATGGCGCGGTGCTCGCCAAGAAACGTTGCCGTTGCGAAGCCGGCAGCCCTTTCCGCGTGCCGGACTCGCTCGTTAGCGGGGTAAGGGCCTGCcgaggagagaagaaagaaggtcGTGTCTTTTGCGTGGTGTTACGCTTTGTAAGGAAACGATCCGTAATTCTTTCgggtgcttttctttctcttagaTGTTTACTTAATGTGACATAAGAACGTGGGATCTTTGTTGTTCCTGGAAGGCCGTTAAATTTAAGGTGTACCTTTGGTCTCTTTCGAAGACCTGTTTCTGCCTGCCTTATGCCATAAAAAGCTGTAAGGATGTAGaccaattttttccctttgcaggcTGCTTTTAAGATGGGTTATTCGTAAACTGGAATGTAACAGAGGCGATGCCTTCACAGGATACTGTGACGGTCAGTAGACGAAGAGAGTAGTTTCCATGAGTGTGCTATTTTAGGGACCCATTTCCTAAACCGtgccctctcctgctctcttgtCTCATTCATAcgcttgtttgtttgctgagTGTTAAAGGGACAAGTGCAGagcatttaaagtatttttttagtcTTCAGAATTATCACATTAATAATGGGGCACTGAAACTTGCTGTGTGCGATGTATCTCCCGTCGTACATTGTGGGATGCTAGTCCTGAAAACTTTGTAGGAAGTGGGAATAAGCAGAACATGAGAAGTTGATTTGTGCAAACCAAGTTATGGGTCAGACATTTGAAAAGTTTAATTGAAACAGTGGAAACCTGAAACATGTACTAGCACGTAGTTAATACTGTCGTTACAGAAGGTATACTTGATGCGTTTGTGGAAACTTTGCCTACTCACAATATGGAATGGAAAAGTAAGAAATATGGTATGGCCTCAGGGCACCTGATGCACACTTGACTGGTGTGCATATGCTAGAATGAGATATGCACAGGGCTGCCAGACtgcaggttttggtttttaaaatgcagctgctaACACTGTTTAGTCCGTCTTCCGTGTCTCTTGGATTTACAGGGATTCAAAGCAACATGTCACTTATTGTAGTTTTCTACTGTCCTTAATATAAAATCTTTCTTATCTTTAAATCGGGTCTAGCAGTGATGTAAATCGTTCTTGCTCACGCAATGTTTGTGCTCTATTTTTGCTATGTAGTTTGCCGTGTAGCTTTTGGGGAGAAGGACGTGAAATATCAGATGACGCTGTGAAGTGgtatctgttttctgttttgtagatGACTCGGTGGATGCAATTCCAGAGCATAACGAGTTCCTTTTTCCAGAATATGAAATTTTGATAGAACCTGAGGAACCAGAATTtcctgctgacagcagtgtaGATCCCGATGATGAACAAGGCGCTGTAGATACATCAAAGGACTCGAAGGAACAAGAGGAACTCAGAGCTACAGGCAGTGCAGGTAAGAAATAAGGTGCTGTCTGTAATTCTTCCTAATGAAGCCTGTAtcacatctttaaaatataaaatactgtgatttttaagTGTTCATTGTAAACTACTGGTGACAAAAGGCTAAATCTATGGTCATTTGTGATGGGTTTTTTGTAGACGTCCCATAATATAAGTTGCTTTTAGGGGAGAGACTTACTAAGCCGCAGCCCCAGGAGCTGTTGAAGTGGCTGTTGCTGCAGTGAAGCTGCAGGTAGCTGGGAGTTACACTGTGTCCCCGTGTGCTTCCCGCAGGTAAGGAACAACTCCGGTGAGAAAAATAGGGCCCTGAGCACCTGCTGCTAGACGCTGTTGCAGTCAGGAGATTGAGTTAGATGGTCTTGGCATGACTTAGTTCAATTTGTCTTAATTTATGGAAAACGCTTAATAAAATCTCCTTGTCTGTGCTAGAAGAAAACTGTTCTGAGGCTATTTTAATTGACCTTGAATTAAGCAGTTGAAGTGCAGGCCCCTTTCCCCCCACGCCCCCCAAATTCATGGTGTGTTCCCAGCTCACCACACCGGCTTTGCACACGCCCAGGGTGGAGAGTTTGTGGTGGTACAGGGGAAGGCTGCTGGGTTCCCAGCTGTCCCTTACTGTGGTCTAAAGCTGTCTCGAGACTGCGTGGTGCCCCATGTTGATGTGAACGTTGGAGCGTAACAGATACACTCTTCAGTGCTAGAAACGGAAGTCTGGCACATGCACGGCACGGGTGGCCTTTTCCAGATGTCACTTGCTGAAGGTTCAGCGGTCTCAGCGATACTCGCTGGGAGCCGTAAACTTTGGTAGATTaactccttccctttccagcGCTCCAGTACTGATGTCTATGTTTAAAATGCAACTAAAACTAGTAAATGGATCTGTGTGTGAGTGGATCTTaatgtgtgtcctggttttggctagaataaagttaattttcttcttagtagctggtacagtgctgtgctttggatttagtgtgagaatgctGTTGATAacgcactgatgttttagttgttgctgagcagtgcttactcTGTCtgggacttttcagcttctcacactgccctgccagtggaggctgggagtgcacaagcagctgggaggggacacagccaggacagctgacccaaatgagccaaagggctattccataccatatgatgtcgtgcccagtatataaactggggggagttggccggggggcACCATGGCTCAGGGATTGGCTGGACATCGGTCAgtaggtggtgagcaattgtattgtgcatcacttgttttgtatattctcttcttctgtcctcttctcccttccttttctgtcctattaaactgtctttatctcaacccacaagcttaactttttttttttccccagttctctcccccatcgcACTGAGGAGGGGGGTGAGCGAGCGGCTatgtggtgcttaattgctggctggggttaaaccaggacaatatgtcacaaaaaaaaaaaaaaaaaagaaaaggcttagAGTGATTTATGCCAGGAATGACTCTTGAGAGCAAAATGCACTTACAGGTGcaatgttgtttttaatttttggctGTCTTGCATTGGCCTGTAACctttagtggggtttttttttcttgcttaggTGAAGCATTTCAGTCCTTGGATGAAGAGACATTGGAAGCAATGGCAAAACATGAGACTGAAGAAGACAAGatcttccaaatatttaaagaacGA encodes the following:
- the PDCD2 gene encoding LOW QUALITY PROTEIN: programmed cell death protein 2 (The sequence of the model RefSeq protein was modified relative to this genomic sequence to represent the inferred CDS: deleted 2 bases in 1 codon), which codes for MAAGVELGFAAAAAGPGGAWRLRSAYFPSKVGGRPAWLGEAGLPGPAALRCGRCQQPCAFLLQLYAPLPDRPDAFHRTLFVFACRGAACYRLPGPRGPLCVFRNQLPRRNDTYPEEPPPEEPPPGPAARCRVPRRLRGGAALCRVCGCLGPRACGRCRRAAYCGPEHQALDWRRGHRRSCGQHAAGDDSVDAIPEHNEFLFPEYEILIEPEEPEFPADSSVDPDDEQGAVDTSKDSKEQEELRATGSAGEAFQSLDEETLEAMAKHETEEDKIFQIFKERVAAEPEQIIRYCRGGEGPIWVSGENIPDEKDIPNCLCGAKRIFEFQIMPQLLNHLQVDSLGESIDWGTLVVYTCADNCGEGNEYLEEFIWKQDFSAGSI